The sequence attacaatgataGGAACTGATTGAAGCAGTAAAGCAAGAACTACCCTTTGTTGAGCATCAATGGTGTGCTATGCACATATGGTCAAGATGGCAAAAGAGGTGGAGGGgcttagagttacaaaattatttttggaaatgTGCCAAAAGTAGctataaaaagtattttatagaCTAATTGGAAAAAGTAGATGTTGTGGCCATAAGTTCAGTGGAGGATGTGCTAAAATATTCTCAAATTGCCTGGTGCAGGGCTTACTAGAGGACTACATGTAAGTCCGATGTAGttagtaataatatatgtGAGGCCTTTAATTGAACTATTTTAGATGCAAGGTGCTGGCATATAGTGAAAATGTTATAAcatattagaattaggatGATGATTAGGATAAAGGAGAGGTTTAAAGAAGCTGAAAAGTGGAGATGTAATATAAGTCCAAGTGCAATGGAGAAGATTGAGAAGCACAtggataaaatttttaaattccaaGTTAAGTTCAATGGTGCATGTGGATATGAAATAGCTAGGGGGATAGATAGGCACACAATTGACTTAGAGGGCAGATCATGTACCTGCAGATCATGGGATCTCACAGGCATTCCCTGCCCTCATGCTATCTGTGCCATATACCATAGTGAGAAATATGTTGAAAACTATGTTAGCAGTGCATGTGGATATGAAATAGCTAGGGGGATAGATAGGCACACAATTGACTTAGAGGGCAGATCATGTACCTGCAGATCATGGGATCTCACAGGCATTCCCTGCCCTCATGCTATCTGTGCCATATACCATAGTGAGAAATATGTTGAAAACTATGTTAGCAGATGGTATAGCAAGGAAACTTACAAGAGCAGTTACAACTATGTTATGTACCCATGCAAAGGCAAGCAGATGTGGCCACAAACCAATAAACCCCCATCAGAGCCACCTGAATTCAAGATCATGCTTGGTAGAcccaaaaaataaagaaaaaaggataTTGATGAActaaaaaagtaagaaaaatatcaagaaGAGGTGTAGAGATAACTCGCAGTCTGTGTAAGCAGAAGGGCCATAACAAAAAGGGCTGCCCATTCAAAGGCAGAACTATAAGTGATGGAGAATTTCATTTAgtgtttatatagagtatgTTTTTAGGATActtatctattttaattaataggCAATCATTTTAAGTTGAAGGAGCTGCCACATCTCAAGCCAATACTTCATTTGAAACACCTCAAAATGCACCAGAAGAAAGGCTGCCAGAAGATGTTGAACTTACTACAGAGTTGATGGTAATGTTTTACAGTCAtgaattctataaatatatatatacaaatttaaGGATGATGATTCAGTAGCTTAACTTGTTCAATAGGAAGGGATTAGGCATTTGAGAGAGGCTAAGGCATTCAAAGCTAAGGGAGTTGCTACTAGGACTATGAAAGAAATACCAACAAAAGCACCAAAGCAACCTAATCAGAAAATGCACATAGGAGATAGTAGCAAACAAACTGGATATGGACTGCTGGTTGATGAAGTTACAGGAAAAGCtactttaatttcttcttatcAGATTTGGTTGAGATGTATTATACTACctacaattttattttgctaTGCAGCCTGGATTAATGAGTGAAGGAGTAATATTTTCTGGGACTACAGTTCCTGTACAGAATCAGAGGATCATTAGGCATTATACAGTACCTGACAAAGTTGAAGGGAATCCATTTTATGGACGATTTCAAGCACTAGGTCTAAAATGGGGGGGCTCACCTTCAGTACTGTCAGTCACTTAGAGACATAAAGACAGAGTCATATAGGAAacttaaatagaaagaatatGAATATAGAGGAAGAGATCAATTTCAATGGTGCTCCATCAGTTACAAACTCACAGGAATCATCAACAGCAGCTGGTTCACCAACACCCATAGTGACAAATACACAACCAACACAAAGGAGACAAAATTATGAGAGGCCAGCTTTGCAGAGAAGCCCTCATTGGAGAAATTAACATTTGACAGTTTTTGTTGTTGATAGATGTCACCTGATATTCTTTTTGCATTGTAAGTGACAGAATTGCATAGTTTTTTAGGTTTCTGATTTTGGATGTGAATGGCATACAAGGTTTAAATTGTCAATGAgatctttttgtatttttagaaaattgtAAATGCCATAGGAAAAGCTATATGTACATGGCATAGAAAGTGCAAATAGAAGAAGGTTTAGGTAACTTTTTGGGTTTACAGCTTTTTGTATATGTCATTTCCTATTAGCAGATGTAAACATTGCATCTATTGGTATATCAAGTCACTTATTTCATTATCTACTTTGTAATATtctctaattcatatttatattaccattttattctttaaacaAGTAACATACATGTTACTTTATATGCATAATGCTTTTTCAACAAAAACAACTTAGTTTCGCAATTTTTCTGCAATTAACACCATATTTTGCAGAATTTATCcattttttgtatattttataatatttttataattgaatattaatataatctacACATAAGTTACATAATAacatcatttttaaaatttggttCAAATACAAAGTCAGCTTTTATCCATTAAAACACCACAAAATGCCAATAGGCAATTCAACCAACCAGTACAAAATAACATTACTTAAACTAgctaattttttaagaaattacaaGCTACAACAAGCACAACTATAATGCTAACAAATCCAAGCACAATCTTTAGCCATCTATTCATCCTCCTTagattttcaatttcaaactcaAACTCAATTAGCTTACTTCTGAGTTTCTTTATTTCATACTCCACCTCACCCATATCCATACATTGATCGCATCCATACTTTTAAAACTATTCCAATTGTCCTTgagattttttctttctctcttcagTCCATTAATCATCACAACTAATCTCTCAGTAAACTCAATATCTTTCCACTTAAAGTAGTGATATTACTTTCTCCCTAGAAACCATATAGATAATATCAACATCAAATAATACCCATTCCAATCTCAGAAATTACAAAACTAAATCACTTTACCTCTCCCTTAGGACATGTAAGAATCTCCTTCCTAGATTTAGATTCGTCCAAGAAACCCATTTTGGCACCTTTAAATGATGGAACGACACTTACATTTCTTTTCAGGTGCACCACAGTCAAATCTAGGTCCATTAAACCATGGCAAATGACAAGatgaatgagaaaaatgataagatgaagaagaatttgaagacATTTTGGAGAATTGGAGAAtgtgaaaatcaaattgataaattaaggTTAACAAATTAGGGATTCTaactaacaaaataaatattattatattaactgtctatttaattttattatttcttttattttattttaaaaaagtttattattatatgcaaCGTGCAAGGGACGCGCTccatgaattataaaaaatgattaaattggGCTATTATCAGTAAGTTTTGGACTTAAATGACCATAAAAGGTCAAAGGGGCCTATTTGGCCCTGCCCGTAAAATTCAGTGGCCTATCTGAACCTTattcctttttaattaaagtgcaattaaatttttaaaattttaaaatagtttaattgcattcttaaagtttaaaaataaaaataattctgaAGCTGATTATGTATATTTCATTGTTTAATAGTACAAGACAATTAGTTTTAGACACTAAAAGAAACTGCTCAGATTCTTTCTAAttcatgttgtttttttaCATGTGAGGAAGTACTTTGTCTTTTAGCcgtcaaaattataaaatgatgattttttttttttgataagaaaagaatttacaCAGtcattattaactaaaaaatagctctaaagattaaattattttatttttaaatcttaaaaatgtaattgaactatatttaattaccaaaaagaaaatcatatattttatacttctTATCAAATCTAACATGTActgttccaatttccaattgtagcatcaaattttaacattaatttcaattttaacctCTAgtgaaattatcaataaaacttATTGACGTGATGTGAATttcaataataacaataaaataaagaattgaaTCAGCAACCTCACTATTAGAATATTATTGTTCAAATACACAATATTGATAAAacaataaagttaaaaaaagaaaaaataataatttatgtacttaaatgataatattttaataacagAACGAATCAACAACTCTAGTGTAGACTCGGTTCTTTTCGCGCAAAACTATCAAATTTGacagataattttattaaatgttaaaaatgaaatcaatgttaaaatatagtattgaaaataaaaactttaaaaattatgtgctaaatttgatattaactgcaaaattcataatttttttcgATAATTAAgtaactattttaaatttaactatttaattgcactttcctaaaaaataaattcaaagaaattttaagTAGCTTTTGCCTTAAATAAGTAAGaaatttaagattaatttttcagtgataatgataataataataacaataatattattattagtttaaaaagaaaaaagagagagaagcgACAAAAAAGGAAAGCACGCCGTACGTGTGGGCAGagggagaagaagaagaagaagaagaggaagagggaCAGGGGGCTTGGGGCAATGcattcatttataaaaagcAATAAACTTTTCCTAATCCTTCGCTTCTCTTCTCAACTCTCAGCTATCATTTCgccttttttctctcttccaacttatttttctttttttttttttttttttttttttaattgttaaccGCCCCCAACCAACTACTCTAACCAACTGATTTCTATGGACGAGGTTCGCCGGCGTCCTGCCAACCACGTCCCTCATCATGATTCCGCAGCCGGCGAACCACCCTTTCCTATGAAATCTACCTCCTCCGATGCTCTCCCTCTCCCCCTCTACCTTGCTAATGGGGTCTTCTTTTCGCTCTTCTTTTCGGTTGCTTACTTTCTGCTCCACCGATGGCGGGAAAAGATCCGTAATTCGACTCCTCTCCATATACTTACCTTCCCTGAAATAGCAGCCTTGTTTTGCTTGGTTGCTTCTGTTATCTATCTTCTTGGTTTCTTTGGCATTGGCTTTGTTCAGTCTTTCACTTCCAAGGATATTGTTGAAGATTATGATCACAACATTCTCAAACAAGATACTCGCCTGCCAGGCCCTTGTCCTGCTTCTCTCGACAATGATAATGTCCCTCCTCTCAAACCCAAAACGACTAAAGCTGTGCCACCAAATACTCTTGCACCCCCACCGACTTTGTCTTCTGATGATGACGAGATTATCAATTCAGTTCTCTCTGGCTCCCTTCCTTCTTACTCCCTTGAATCAAAGCTTGGAGACTGCAAAAGGGCTGCTGCTATTCGCCGCGAGGCTCTTCAGAGGATGACGGGTAGGTCGCTGGAAGGTTTGCCCTTGGATGGGTTTGATTACGAGTCCATATTGGGTCAGTGCTGTGAGATGCCAATTGGGTACGTCCAGATTCCTGTTGGGATTGCTGGGCCATTGTTGTTGGATGGAAATGAATACACTGTGCCAATGGCAACTACGGAAGGTTGCCTTGTGGCAAGCACCAATAGAGGATGCAAGGCTATTTATGTTTCTGGAGGGGCTACTTCTACTTTGTTGAGGGATGGCATGACCAGGGCTCCTGTTGTCAGGTTTCAAACTGCTCAAAGAGCTGCTGAGCTGAAGTTCTTCATGGAGGATCCTAACAATTTTGACACCATTGCCCTTGTTTTCAACAAGTTTgttcctctttttcttcttcgttttcctttttctgtaTTATGAACCACCATTTTCGTacatttattattgttgttattattatttttttaagaaaatatttgatgcAGTTGGTAAATATTTCAGGAGGGGTGCATTGTATGAATGCATCGAAATTGTAGacttttttttggttttgttgACTTGGCTTTTCTTTTGTCAATAGATTTATACTTGGTTTTTATTTGGTTGTGATCTTCTTGATGTTGATGGATAAGTGAATAGTTCCATAGTTTGCTTGGAGAGTCATTATTTGCCCACTTCCATTTCCaaggaaaataagaaatttgtACTAGTATTAAACATaagaatattatttgtttgattttacATTAATCATTGGACTAAAATATGAGCTTTATTTTCACAGGTCAAGCAGATTTGGAAGGCTCCAAAGCGTCCAATGTGCTATAGCAGGAAAAAATCTTTACATGAGGTTTAGGTGCAGCACAGGTGATGCCATGGGGATGAACATGGTCTCCAAAGGAGTCCAAAATGTCCTGGATTATCTTCAAAATGAATTCCCTGACATGGATGTTATCGGCATCTCTGGTAAAAAGATATTCACTTCACTTGTGTGCTAATTGTTAAAATTCCTTATTAAGGACAATTGTCGGATAATCTTGAGTTCGGTTACATAGAAACTGTTCTAATTCATAGAAAGTACATCAATTTGTATGCCTGAAAATTGTTTCCCTTTTTGGATATCAACTAGTCTTTTAAATTGGGTTCTGATTTTGTCAGGGAACTTCTGTTCGGACAAGAAGGCAGCAGCTGTAAACTGGATAGAAGGACGTGGAAAATCTGTAGTTTGTGAAGCCATCGTAAAAGAAGAGGTGGTTAAGAAGGTTCTGAAAACCAATGTAGCTGCCCTGGTGGAGCTTAATGTGCTTAAAAACCTCACTGGCTCAGCCGTGGCAGGTGCTCTTGGTGGGTTCAATGCCCATGCTAGCAATATTGTAACTGCAGTCTACTTGGCCACTGGACAGGATCCTGCTCAAAATGTAGAGAGTTCTCACTGTATCACCATGATGGAAGCTGTTAATGATGGCAAGGACCTTCACATCTCAGTCACGATGCCTTCCATTGAGGTAATACAGAACCTACCGcatcattttttcctttttcatcttTACTTGTCTTCCAGCATTAAATCATCGAACAATTCTATTTCTTGACTTTGTAGTAGATTAAGACATTCAGTCATTTGATGATAACTGAAgagtttgtttgtttgtttgtttgtttgttttgtccGGTCTATTAGACAGTAATTTGAGAGGAACAATGACTAAAAGACAGGTTAGACTTCTGGCAGGGTAGTATATATAAGATGCCAAAGATCCCTTAAAATACTGTAAATTAGTTTTGCCTGTATGTTGCTTTGAGGATATGCAAAGGTAAGATTAGAAAATCAAATAACACTTATGCCTGCACAAATTTTGCGGTTAATATCAGCTCTAAAACCAAGATGCTTTCAATGTTCTGACTTagtaatttttgtaattgttcAGGTGGGTACAGTTGGAGGTGGCACTCAACTGGCATCTCAATCAGCTTGCCTGAATCTACTTGGAGTGAGGGGTGCTAGCAAAGATTCTCCAGGATCAAACTCAAGGCTTCTGGCTACCATTGTGGCTGGTTCTGTCCTGGCAGGGGAGCTGTCCCTTATGTCGGCTCTTGCAGCTGGACAACTTGTTAGGAGCCACATGAAATACAACAGATCTAGCAAAGATGTGTCCAAAACAGCTTCCTGAAGGGCAATACAGATGCCATCTCTAGTTGAGATGACCAGACTCAAAGTTTTAAAAtggaaaactagaaattactttttgcattcaaaaaaatattgaagcaTATCATAGTGGATGGCAAGTGTTGTGGGGACAAGGACAAAGATGTCCCATGTGAAGGAACaagttaaaagtaaataaataagtagaGCCTGTT comes from Ricinus communis isolate WT05 ecotype wild-type chromosome 5, ASM1957865v1, whole genome shotgun sequence and encodes:
- the LOC8258747 gene encoding 3-hydroxy-3-methylglutaryl-coenzyme A reductase 3, with the protein product MDEVRRRPANHVPHHDSAAGEPPFPMKSTSSDALPLPLYLANGVFFSLFFSVAYFLLHRWREKIRNSTPLHILTFPEIAALFCLVASVIYLLGFFGIGFVQSFTSKDIVEDYDHNILKQDTRLPGPCPASLDNDNVPPLKPKTTKAVPPNTLAPPPTLSSDDDEIINSVLSGSLPSYSLESKLGDCKRAAAIRREALQRMTGRSLEGLPLDGFDYESILGQCCEMPIGYVQIPVGIAGPLLLDGNEYTVPMATTEGCLVASTNRGCKAIYVSGGATSTLLRDGMTRAPVVRFQTAQRAAELKFFMEDPNNFDTIALVFNKSSRFGRLQSVQCAIAGKNLYMRFRCSTGDAMGMNMVSKGVQNVLDYLQNEFPDMDVIGISGNFCSDKKAAAVNWIEGRGKSVVCEAIVKEEVVKKVLKTNVAALVELNVLKNLTGSAVAGALGGFNAHASNIVTAVYLATGQDPAQNVESSHCITMMEAVNDGKDLHISVTMPSIEVGTVGGGTQLASQSACLNLLGVRGASKDSPGSNSRLLATIVAGSVLAGELSLMSALAAGQLVRSHMKYNRSSKDVSKTAS